TTTTGATAGTCTCTTCAAACGCTGATTTTGAAACATGAAATGGAGGTTCCACTATGAGGACTTGTCCCTTTGGTTTTAATATTGACCATCTGATTAAAATGCTCTTTCTTATTTGGAATCTCATGAACTACATAAAATAATAATACAAAATTAAAATGATCTGATACGCCTATTTCACTCTCTTCGCATTTGTGCAGTTTGATTCGCGCTTCAAGTCCTGTACCATTTATCTTATCTCTTACATTTTGAAGCATCCCTTCTTGCAAATCGCAAGCAATCACTTGACCCGATTTTCCGGCCATTAGAGCCATATCAACCGATAAAAATCCTGGACCACACCCTACATCAAGAACTGTCATTCCCTCTTTAATAAATGGACGTAATATTTTCTGAGGATTTTGGAACCACATCCGAATTATATTATCAAGGCTACCCGCTCTTTCAACCGGGCAGACACGATTACATCTATCGCTCATTTCATTTTTCTCCATATATGTCCTAAGTTGCAAATAACCTGGTTTCAAAAGATGCAGAGCGAAGCGGCGCAGCTTTTGGCAGTCCGGGTTAATTTGCGTTGTTAGGTCATTTTTGACTTTTTGATTTCTTGCTGTCTCTCAATAAACATCTGAAAATGCAGTTTCATATGAGCAAAATAATCCTCAATCAAGAAGCCTAAGGCTTTTTCTTCTCCATCGGCAGTTATCCAAATATTTTCATTTCCTTGCCAATTGGTTTTGATCGGAAACTCTAAACTCTAGACATTCGAAGCCGGGTTGTAAAAATCCACACTCCAACGACCGCGGACAAAGTCTTTCCGTCGATGATCGCGTCCATTTTCTCCTCTCCTGAAACAACGGCCATTTCTGGCTCATGATGAAGTTGACACCGCATCTCTTGGTGAAGTAGCCATCCGCGTGCCGTCGATTCCCGGGGGCGTGGTGTTCCCTGGGCCCCAACCTCCCGAGAAATTGGCCGCACCCGACAAAGCTTCCCGAATCCCCATCCCGACAGCCACTCAAGCCCCGTCGGCACGGAGAGCGACCGGTTCGTGCGTATCCTTCATCTGGGAAAGTTCTATCCACCCGCCCCGGGCGGCATTGAAAATTTCCTCCGGGATCTGGCCCGGGCCCAAGTCCGTTCGGGACACGAAGTCCATGTCCTCTGCCACGCCCACCAAGGGACCAAAAACCTTGAGAGGGAAACCGTCGACAAGGTGATCGTGACCAGGGTGCCCGTGGCCCTCAGTCTGGCCTACGCCCCTCTGGCTCCCTCCTATCCGCTCCATCTCCGCAAAATTCTGACCTCGTTTCGCCCGGACATCGTCCACGTCCATATGCCCAATGTCTCACCCTTCTGGGTTCTGGGATGGTTCAGGCCGACCTTCGGGCTCGTGGTCCATTGGCATGCCGATGTCATTCCGTCCCCGAACGATCTCGGCCTGCGTCTTTTTCGCCCCGTCTACTCCCTACCCGAAACCATGCTCTTGTCCCGGGCCGGGGCCGTCGTGGCCACTTCGAGTCCCTACGCCGACACCAGCCCCGTCCTCGGCCGATTCAGGGAAAAGGTCGAAATCATCCCCCTGGGTTTGGACATGAGCCGTTTTCACGTCCCAGACCGGCCCAAGGCCGAAGACGGCCCGCCCCTGGTCCTCTCCATAGGCCGCTGCACTCCCTACAAGGGCCTGGACCAACTGATCCGGGCCTGGGTTTCCGTCCCCCGGGGCAGGCTGATCATCGTCGGATCGGGTCCGTTGCTAGACGAACTCCGGGATCTGACCCTTCGTCTCGGACTGGCCGACCGAATCGATCTGCCCGGCTCCCTGCCCGAGTCGGACCTCCATAATCTGCTGGATTCCTGCGACCTGTTCTGCCTGCCATCGGTGGAGCGGACCGAGGCCTTCGGGCTTGTTCTTCTGGAGGCCATGCGCTATGGAAAACCCTTGATCACGACGGAAGTTCCCGGCTCGGGCATGAGCGAGGTGAACATCCACGGACGAACCGGCCTGCGGGTTCCTCCCCGAGATCCCGAAGCCCTGGCCAAGGCCGTGAACACCCTGCTGGACGATCCGGCGCGCCGGTCCGAACTTGGACGCCGGGCCACGTCCAGACTGGCCGAAAAATTTGACATCGTGCACGTGGCCGAACGCCTGGACAATCTGTACCGACACATCCTGAAAACGATGAACTCCCGATGAGCGATCCGACCATGACCCGGGACCTTCCGCCCTTCGCCGTCATCATCCCCGCCTGGAACGAGGCCCCCACCGTGGCCGCCGTGGTCCGGACGGCATTGGATCAGGGCGCGGCCGAGGTCGTGGTCGTGGACGACGCCAGCACTGACCAAACCATCGAAGAGGCCCTCCAGGCCGGGGCCACGGTCCTCCCCTTGCGCATCAACCTCGGGGCCTGGGGAGCCACTCAGGCCGGATTTCGTCATGCACTCAAGGCCGGGTATTCCCTGGCCCTGTCCATGGACGCCGACGGTCAGCACCGGGCCGAGGACATGGCCCAGGTCCTTGATCCGGTGGCCAAAGGCACGGCCGAGGTCTGCATTGGTTCCTGCCCCCAGCGGGGCTCCCGGCTCCGGCATCTGGCCTGGACCATTTTCAGGGCCGTCACCGGCCTCGGTGTCGCCGATCTGACCTCGGGATTCCGGGCCTACTCCCAGAGAGCTATGTCCCTGTTGCTCCACCCCATGGCCCACAATTTCCACCACCAGGACATGGGGGCGCTGCTCATGCTCTCCCGCTTTGGCCTGCGGGTCGTCGAGGCCCCGGTGACCATGGAGCTCAGAGCCTGCGGGAAGTCCAGGGTCTTCTCCTCCTGGTTCGTTGTCGCCCTGTACATGACCACCACCCTGCTCCTCTGCTGCAGCAAACGCGGCCAGGCCGTGAACGTCCAATTCCTCGAGGAACCCAGGCCATGACCTTTTCCGCAGGCCTCTTCACTGCTCTGGTCGGCCTGGGTACGGCCGGAACCATCCTCCTGCTCATCCGACGCGACCGCCTTGCCCCGGGCCATTCCCTCTGGTGGATGGCCGTGGCGACTTGCTCCGTGTTTCTGGCTTTTTTCCCTGGCATCGTCGACGAGCTCGGCCGTCTGATCGGTATCCGCTATCCCCCGATCCTCCTGGTCCTTCTGGGCCTCAGCGCGGTGCTGGTCAAACTTCTACTCATGGACCTTGACCGCTCCAGGCAGGAACGGCAGATCCGGATTCTCGCCCAGCGTCTGGCCGTCTACGAACGGATGGATGGCCAAAAGAGGGAATCCGACTGACGTGGGCCGCAAATCCCGTCTGAAACGAGCCGCGGCAAACTCTTCGGTCAACCCGCCCGCTGAGGCTCCGAGCAATTCTTCTGTCGCCCCCCCGGTCTGGACCGGCTGGCTCCGAACCCGTCCGGCCTTGGCCTCGTTGCTGATCATTCTGGCTCTGACGGCCCTGATGACAGGGCTACGGCTCTCCAGACACTACGACTATCTGGTCCATCAGCATGGCCGGGTCTATGCCGACTCAGACCGGCCCATGCTCAACAACTTCGACGGCTACTACTACCTTCGGCTGGCCCACGACCTGGCCGAAGGCAACTACCACGGGCCGGACGACCTGGCCGGCAGGGCCCGGCCCGAGCCCGTGCCGCTTTTGGTCAGGGCGACCTCGGCCGTGCATTCGGCCACCGGGGCCTCCATTGAGGACATCGCCTTTTTCCTCTCCCCCATCCTGGCCGCGCTGCTCGTTCTGGTCTTCGTCGCCTGGGGCCGCGAACTGGGAGGAGTCCATGCCGTGTGGGCCTCGGCCCTGGCCGGCATGGTCAACCTGGGCTGGATCGTGAACACCGACCTGGGCAAATTCGACACCCAATGTCTGAATCCGGTCATCATTTTCCTGGCCGCCTGGGCCCTGTACCGGTTTGTGACCATTTCATCGGCCGGAAGATTTATCCATCTCGGACTCTACCTGGCCCTGACAGCCTTTGCTTTTTTCTGGTGGCAACCCGGAGGCCTCATCTGTCTCGCCCTTGTCGGAACATGGGCGCTGAGCGTCTTCTGGCCATCGGGCACGATCGAGCGATTGCTCAAGGCCACCGCCTTGTTCGCCGGTTTGAGCCTTATTCTGGTCTACTTCATCGCCCCGGGAATCCTCCCAAAGCCCTTGGTCTTCCAAATGGACTACGCCCTCGGACATCTCGATCTGGTCCTCGGCCTGTCCGCAGCTGGGAACCAAGTCGGTCAATCCATAATGGAACTCAATCCACCGTCCATGGAGCAATTCGTGGTCTTTGCCGGAGGATCCTGGCCGGCCCTGATCATGGCCAGCCTGGGCTTCATCCTCATGGCCGTCTTCTTTCGGCTCCAGGCTCTGTTCCTGGCCCCGCTGATCGCCCTCGGATTCCTTGGCCTCGTGGGTCTTCGATTCACCATCTTCACGGTCCCGGCCTTTGCCCTGGGACTCGGCTGCTTCCTGACGTGGGCCACCGCCCGGCTTCCCTTGATCCCGTTTCGTCGAGGAATCGTCGTCGCCATCGCCGCTCTGGCCGTTTCCTGGCCCAATGCGTCCAGATATCTCGCCCCGCCGGAGATCGCCGCCATCGGACCCAACGACTACCGTCTGGCCCTTGAACTTCGGGAAAAACTCCCCCCCGGCCATCCGGTCATGGCTTGGTGGGACAACGGCTATTTCATCCAATACGCGGCCAAGGCCAAAACCCTGTTCGACGGCGGATCCCAGACCCCTGACAATCTCTTTCTGGCCGCCACGGCCCTCGCCGCCGAGGATCCGATCTTCGCCGCCAACTGGATCCAGTTCGCCCTCCACCGGGGCCCCAGAGGGCTAAAGGTCGTGGAATCCCGTCTGGGAGGGCGCGCAGAGGCCATGGATTTTCTTCGCCAGGCATTCAGCCAACCTGACAAAACTCATGAGATTCTGGCCGAGAGAGGACTTCAAACCAACGACCGGATGATCGACCTGCTCTTCCCTTCCGGCTCCTCGGCCCTGTGGCTGACCTTCTCGGACCTGGCCAATGATTCGCAACACCTTTCATTCGCCCGCACAGACCCGAGCCAGACGGTCGCCCGCCGCCTGAGCGTCGCGCTTCGGGCCAAAACCCGTTTCGATCCCGACAGTGGAACTTTGCACACGAGTCGCGGCCCCATTCTCCTGGCCCAATCGCTGACCCTCTCACCGCAAGGATCCTGGAGCAGAAAATACCCGGATCAGACCGGCTTCCCGACCCTCGTAGACATCACCTCATTGCCCTACCTCCTCATGGACGAAGGCGGATTTCTCGATTCCGCAATCGGCAAGCTCATGATCCCCATGAACCCGGAAGTGCCGGGATTTGAACGAATCTATCTGGAAATGGGCCTCGGCGGAGTCTGGAACGTCGTGCCCGTCTCCCCATCGTTGCAATAATCCATCATCAAGGAGTGCCCATGACCAACACCACCGTGTACTTCATCGAAGGTGACGGGGTCGGCCCAGAAATCTGGAAGGCCGCCCGTCCAATCCTCGACGCCGCCGTCAGCCTCTCGTATCCGGACGGCCGCCGTCTCGACTGGCAGGAACTTCTGGCCGGAGAAAAGGCTTTTGCCGCCACTGGCGAGTACCTCCCCCAGAAGACCCTGGATACTCTGAAGGAGGCAACCCTGGCCATGAAGGGCCCCCTGACCACTCCCGTGGGCAAGGGGTTTCGAAGCCTCAATGTCACCCTGCGTCAGACCCTGGATCTTTTTGCCTGTATCCGCCCCATCCGGCACTTCCAGGGTATCGAGTCCCCGGTCAAGCACCCGGAACGGGTCGATATGATCGTCTTTCGGGAAAACACCGAGGACGTCTATGCCGGCATCGAGTGGGCCTCGGGATCGGCCGAAGCAAAACGCCTCATCGCCTTTTTGCGTGACGAGATGGGGGCACATGTGGACGAAACCGCCGGCATCGGTATCAAGCCCGTGACTCCCGGCGGCTCCAAACGGCTGGTCCGGACAGCCCTGCGCCACGCCGTAAACCTGAGCCTGCCCAGCCTGACCCTGGTTCACAAGGGCAATATCATGAAGTTCACCGAGGGCGGATTCAGGGTCTGGGGCTATGAAGTGGCCAAGGAGGAGTTCGGAAATGTGACCGTGACCGAGGACATGGCCGCCACGGCCGGTTCCGGCAAGATCGTCGTCAAGGACCGCATCGCCGACGCTATGTTCCAGGAAGTTCTGATCCGACCCGAACACTACAGCGTCATCGCCACCACCAACCTGAACGGTGACTATCTCTCCGACGCCCTGGCTGCCCAGGTCGGGGGACTTGGCCTAGCCCCGGGCGTCAACATGGGAGACACTCTGGCCTTTTTCGAGCCCACCCACGGCACGGCCCCGACCATCGCCGGAAAGGATCTCGTCAACCCGGGCAGCCTGATCCTATCAGGAGCCATGCTGCTGGACCACATCGGCTGGACCGAGGCCGCAGGCCTTGTCCGTCGCGGGGTCGAAACGGTCCTGGCCGCAAGAATCGTGACCGTGGACTTGGCCGCCCAGATGCCCGGGGCCACCCAGATCGGATGTTCGGCCTTTGCCGAGCGCATCCTGTCCGCTATGGAAAAATAGGCCCAACCGGGTTCGGCCTGGACGGGCGATTTCTGTTGCCTTGGCCCGGATTCCCATGGTATGGTAGCAAGTCATTCGCTGGTTGGGGACGGCCCATGTGGACCGTCCCGTGAGATACACTTCAAAAGGAGGTCTGAAACCCCATGAAACGCCTTTGTCTTCTGCTTCTGGCCGCGGCCCTGCTGGTCGTCGGTCTGTCTCCGGTGACCCCGGCCTCGGCCGCGCCCAAGGTTCTCCGTCTGGCCTTGGACGCCGACCCCGTCTCCCTGGACCCCCATGTCCAGCTCTCGGGCGGCATGCTCCAGTATTCGCACATGGTCTTCGATCCCCTGGTCCGCTGGACCCAGAACATGGATTTCGAGCCCCGGCTGGCCGTCAAATGGGAACGTATCGACGATCTGACCATGCGCTTTCACCTCCGCCAGGGTGTCAAGTTCCATTCCGGCAATGAGTTCACCGCTGACGACGTGGTCTGGACCTTGGAACGCCTGAAGAAGAGCGTTGACTTCAAGGGTCTGTTCGAGGCCTTTTCGGCCAAGGCCGTGGACAAGAACACCGTGGACATCATCACCCGCGAGCCCTACGGCCTACTCCTGAACATGGCCACCTACATCTTCCCCATGGACTCCAAGTTCTACACGGGAACGGATGAAAAGGGCCTGCCCAAGGACGCCATGGTCAAGACCGAATGGTCCTTCGCCAACGAGAACGAGTCCGGGACCGGCCCTTTCTACGTGGCCTCCCGTGAGCCCGGTCAGAAGTGGGTCATGAAGCGGTTCGCCGACTATTGGGAAAAGAGTGTCGGCAACGTCGACGAGATCCTTCTGACCCCGATCCCCGAAGACGCCACCCGGGTGGCCGCCCTGCTGGCCGGTGACGTGGACTTCATCGCCCCGGTCCCGCCCCAGGACTATGACCGCATCGAAGCCAGCGATAAGGCCAAACTTCTGACCATGGACGGCACCCGCATCATCACCTTCCAGGCCAATGTGAATCGCCGTCCCGAGTTCAAGGACGTCCGGGTCCGCATGGCCATGGACCTGGCCGTAAACAACGAAGGCATCGTCAAGCAGATCATGAAGGGACGGGCCAAGGCCGCCGGCCAGAACTCGCCCCTGGGATACGACGGCCACAACCCGGCCCTCACCCCCCGGTTCGATCTGGACAAGGCCAAGGCCCTGATGAAGGAAGCCGGATATGAGAAGGGCTTCACCGTGTCCATGATCTCCCCCAACAACCGTTACGTGAACGACGAGAAGATCGCCGAGGCCGTGGCCGGCATGCTCTCCAAGATCGGCATCAAGGTCGAACTCAAGACCATGCCCAAGGCCCAGTACTGGGATGAGTTCGACGCCCAGGTGGCCGACATCCAGATGATCGGCTGGCACTCGGACACAGAGGACTCGGCCAACTTCTTCGAGTACCTGAACATGTGTCCCAACAAGGAAACCGGCAAGGGCCAGTACAATTCCGCCAACTACTGCAACCCCAGGGTCGACGAGCTGACCATCGCCTCCAACAGCGAGACCGATCTGGACAAGCGGGCCAAGATGCTTCAGGAAGTCGAGACCATCCTCTACGAGGACGCCGCCTTCATCCCCCTGCACTGGCAAATGCTGTCCTGGGCCTGCTCCAACAAGCTCAAGAACGCCGACAAGATCGTCAACGTCATGGACTTCCCCTATTTCGGGGACCTGATCATGGACTAGCGCCGGATCGAACCGTCCATTTCTCGGGGGGCCGAATTCGGCCCCCCTTCAACATCAACGCAGAGTTTTCATGTTCGCTTTTTTCGTTCGACGCATCGTCCAGGCCGTTATGGTCATGCTGGTCATCAGCCTTCTAGGCTTCACCATCAAGCAGTCCGTGGGTGATCCCATCCGGGAATTGACCGGCATTTCCGTCTCCGAAAAGGACCGGGACGAGCTACGCCAGAAACTCGGGCTGAACGATCCCTTTCTTGTCCAATGGGTCCGATTCGTTGGCAATGCACTCAAAGGCGACCTTGGCAACTCCTTCTATTTCAAGCGTCCCGCCGCCCAAGTCATCCTGAGCAAAGCCCCGGCCACCCTTGAACTCGTCCTGGCCACCTCCATCGTCGTCATCCTCCTGTCCATCCCCATCGGCATCTACGCCGCGGTCAGGCCCAATACATTTCTGTCGCGATTTTTCATGGGGGCATCCATTGTCGGAGTCTCCATTCCGGTCTTTCTGACCGCCATCCTGCTCATCTATGTCTTCGCGGTTCAATTGGGGTGGCTTCCGGCCTTCGGTCGTGGAGAGGTGGTTGAAATCTTTCCGGGCTGGCAGTCCGGCTTTGTCACCAAAGACGGCCTTCTGCATCTCATCTTGCCCAGTCTAGCCCTGTCGTCCATCATGCTTCCCCTGTTCATCCGCCTCATCCGGGCCGAGATGAAGGAGGTCTTGGAGACCGAATACATCAAGTTCGCCCGAGCCAAGGGACTCAAAAACAGCCGAGTGCTCTTTGTCCACGCCTTCAAGAACACCCTCCTGCCGGTCATTACCGTGGGCGGTGTCCAGCTGGGGACCATGATCGCCTTCACCATCCTGACCGAAACGGTCTTTAACTGGCAGGGCATGGGCGCCATGTTCATCGAGTCCATCAACCGGGCCGACACCTCCCTGACCGTGGCCTACATGGTCTTCGTCGGTTTCATCTTTGTGGTCGTCAACACCGTGGTCGATCTCATCTACGGATTGGTCAACCCCATGGTCCGCATCGCGGGCAGGAAATAGTTGTCATGCGCTGGTGGAAAACTTTTCGGCAGTCTTTTTTTCTGCACAGCTTCCTGCGTGACCCCATGGCTGTGGGCAGCTTCACGATCCTGGTAATTCTGGTCGTTTTGAGCTTTGGGGCCCCGGTCATCGCCCCCCACGACCCCTACGACCCGACCACCGTGGACCTCATGGACGGTGAAACTCCCCCTATCTGGATGCCAGACGGCGACAAACGGTTCCTCCTGGGCACCGACACCCAGGGTCGGGACATGTTCTCGACCATGCTCTACGGCATGCGGGTCTCCATCCTCATCGGCCTCGGCGCCGTGGCCCTTCAGGCCTTCATGGGCATTCTCATCGGCATGACCGCCGGGTATTTCGGCAAGAAACTCGATGCCTTTCTGATGCGATTGGCCGATGTCCAGCTCTCGTTCTCGACCTACATGGTGGCCATCTTCTTCGGGGCCATCTTCCAGGCAGCCTTCGGCATGGGCATGTACGAACGATTCGCCATTCCCATGCTCATCTTCATCATCGGGTTCGCCGAATGGCCCCAATACGCCCGGACCATCCGGGCCTC
This is a stretch of genomic DNA from Deltaproteobacteria bacterium. It encodes these proteins:
- a CDS encoding ABC transporter permease, coding for MFAFFVRRIVQAVMVMLVISLLGFTIKQSVGDPIRELTGISVSEKDRDELRQKLGLNDPFLVQWVRFVGNALKGDLGNSFYFKRPAAQVILSKAPATLELVLATSIVVILLSIPIGIYAAVRPNTFLSRFFMGASIVGVSIPVFLTAILLIYVFAVQLGWLPAFGRGEVVEIFPGWQSGFVTKDGLLHLILPSLALSSIMLPLFIRLIRAEMKEVLETEYIKFARAKGLKNSRVLFVHAFKNTLLPVITVGGVQLGTMIAFTILTETVFNWQGMGAMFIESINRADTSLTVAYMVFVGFIFVVVNTVVDLIYGLVNPMVRIAGRK
- a CDS encoding DUF2304 domain-containing protein: MTFSAGLFTALVGLGTAGTILLLIRRDRLAPGHSLWWMAVATCSVFLAFFPGIVDELGRLIGIRYPPILLVLLGLSAVLVKLLLMDLDRSRQERQIRILAQRLAVYERMDGQKRESD
- a CDS encoding NADP-dependent isocitrate dehydrogenase, with protein sequence MTNTTVYFIEGDGVGPEIWKAARPILDAAVSLSYPDGRRLDWQELLAGEKAFAATGEYLPQKTLDTLKEATLAMKGPLTTPVGKGFRSLNVTLRQTLDLFACIRPIRHFQGIESPVKHPERVDMIVFRENTEDVYAGIEWASGSAEAKRLIAFLRDEMGAHVDETAGIGIKPVTPGGSKRLVRTALRHAVNLSLPSLTLVHKGNIMKFTEGGFRVWGYEVAKEEFGNVTVTEDMAATAGSGKIVVKDRIADAMFQEVLIRPEHYSVIATTNLNGDYLSDALAAQVGGLGLAPGVNMGDTLAFFEPTHGTAPTIAGKDLVNPGSLILSGAMLLDHIGWTEAAGLVRRGVETVLAARIVTVDLAAQMPGATQIGCSAFAERILSAMEK
- a CDS encoding glycosyltransferase, which produces MRILHLGKFYPPAPGGIENFLRDLARAQVRSGHEVHVLCHAHQGTKNLERETVDKVIVTRVPVALSLAYAPLAPSYPLHLRKILTSFRPDIVHVHMPNVSPFWVLGWFRPTFGLVVHWHADVIPSPNDLGLRLFRPVYSLPETMLLSRAGAVVATSSPYADTSPVLGRFREKVEIIPLGLDMSRFHVPDRPKAEDGPPLVLSIGRCTPYKGLDQLIRAWVSVPRGRLIIVGSGPLLDELRDLTLRLGLADRIDLPGSLPESDLHNLLDSCDLFCLPSVERTEAFGLVLLEAMRYGKPLITTEVPGSGMSEVNIHGRTGLRVPPRDPEALAKAVNTLLDDPARRSELGRRATSRLAEKFDIVHVAERLDNLYRHILKTMNSR
- a CDS encoding ABC transporter permease, with amino-acid sequence MRWWKTFRQSFFLHSFLRDPMAVGSFTILVILVVLSFGAPVIAPHDPYDPTTVDLMDGETPPIWMPDGDKRFLLGTDTQGRDMFSTMLYGMRVSILIGLGAVALQAFMGILIGMTAGYFGKKLDAFLMRLADVQLSFSTYMVAIFFGAIFQAAFGMGMYERFAIPMLIFIIGFAEWPQYARTIRASVMAEKKKEYVEAARVVGLKTRRIMWRHILPNTMTPVLVISTVQVANAIMSEAALSFIGLGMPVTRPSLGSLIKAGFDYIFSGSWWITLFPGIALVVLILSINLLGDWLRDFLNPKLYKG
- a CDS encoding glycosyltransferase family 2 protein; its protein translation is MSDPTMTRDLPPFAVIIPAWNEAPTVAAVVRTALDQGAAEVVVVDDASTDQTIEEALQAGATVLPLRINLGAWGATQAGFRHALKAGYSLALSMDADGQHRAEDMAQVLDPVAKGTAEVCIGSCPQRGSRLRHLAWTIFRAVTGLGVADLTSGFRAYSQRAMSLLLHPMAHNFHHQDMGALLMLSRFGLRVVEAPVTMELRACGKSRVFSSWFVVALYMTTTLLLCCSKRGQAVNVQFLEEPRP
- a CDS encoding ABC transporter substrate-binding protein, giving the protein MKRLCLLLLAAALLVVGLSPVTPASAAPKVLRLALDADPVSLDPHVQLSGGMLQYSHMVFDPLVRWTQNMDFEPRLAVKWERIDDLTMRFHLRQGVKFHSGNEFTADDVVWTLERLKKSVDFKGLFEAFSAKAVDKNTVDIITREPYGLLLNMATYIFPMDSKFYTGTDEKGLPKDAMVKTEWSFANENESGTGPFYVASREPGQKWVMKRFADYWEKSVGNVDEILLTPIPEDATRVAALLAGDVDFIAPVPPQDYDRIEASDKAKLLTMDGTRIITFQANVNRRPEFKDVRVRMAMDLAVNNEGIVKQIMKGRAKAAGQNSPLGYDGHNPALTPRFDLDKAKALMKEAGYEKGFTVSMISPNNRYVNDEKIAEAVAGMLSKIGIKVELKTMPKAQYWDEFDAQVADIQMIGWHSDTEDSANFFEYLNMCPNKETGKGQYNSANYCNPRVDELTIASNSETDLDKRAKMLQEVETILYEDAAFIPLHWQMLSWACSNKLKNADKIVNVMDFPYFGDLIMD